In one Bacteroidota bacterium genomic region, the following are encoded:
- a CDS encoding ATP-dependent 6-phosphofructokinase — MRLGLLTGGGDCPGLNAVIRAVTKTLLFRADATVIGFEDGFLGLIEQRARPLQYRDASGILTLGGTVLGTSNKANPFRFYKEDDRDVSDEVVAYARDLKLDGLVAIGGDGTMSICHRLHEKGLPIVGVPKTIDNDLVGTDQTFGFDTAVMIATEAMDRLHTTAQSHHRVMILETMGRYAGWIALHAGVAAGADVILIPEFEYDIAEVARVCRERERGGQRFTIICMAEGAKPKGGSYTVSDIVEDSPDPIRLGGACRALAQVLEHHIESEIRTTILGHVQRGGTPTPFDRVLATRFGEHAARLAIAGQFGRMATLDGGAMSSIGLNEVANKVKNVEPGNPVVDAALSVGTSFGVASLRL; from the coding sequence ATGCGCCTTGGCCTCCTCACCGGCGGCGGCGACTGCCCCGGCCTCAACGCCGTCATCCGCGCCGTCACGAAGACCCTCCTGTTCCGCGCCGACGCGACCGTGATCGGCTTCGAGGACGGCTTCCTCGGCCTCATCGAGCAGCGCGCCCGCCCGCTCCAGTACCGCGATGCGAGCGGCATCCTCACCCTCGGCGGTACGGTACTCGGGACATCCAACAAGGCCAACCCCTTCCGTTTTTACAAAGAGGACGACCGCGACGTGTCCGACGAGGTCGTCGCCTACGCCCGTGACCTCAAGCTCGACGGCCTCGTCGCGATCGGCGGGGACGGCACGATGTCGATCTGCCACCGCCTTCACGAGAAGGGTCTCCCCATTGTTGGCGTGCCGAAGACGATCGATAACGACCTCGTCGGCACGGACCAGACGTTTGGCTTTGACACGGCCGTGATGATCGCTACGGAGGCGATGGACCGGCTCCACACGACCGCGCAGAGCCACCACCGGGTGATGATTCTGGAGACGATGGGGCGCTACGCAGGCTGGATCGCGCTCCATGCGGGTGTCGCGGCCGGCGCCGACGTCATTCTGATCCCCGAGTTCGAGTACGACATCGCCGAGGTCGCGCGGGTGTGCCGCGAGCGCGAGCGCGGCGGGCAGCGTTTCACCATCATCTGCATGGCCGAGGGCGCGAAGCCGAAGGGCGGCAGCTATACCGTCTCCGACATCGTCGAGGACTCGCCCGACCCGATCCGGCTCGGCGGCGCGTGCCGAGCGCTCGCGCAGGTGCTGGAGCACCACATCGAGAGCGAGATCCGCACAACGATCCTCGGCCACGTCCAGCGCGGCGGCACGCCCACGCCGTTCGACCGCGTGCTCGCGACCCGCTTCGGCGAGCACGCCGCGCGCCTCGCCATCGCCGGGCAGTTCGGCCGCATGGCCACGCTCGACGGCGGCGCGATGTCGAGCATCGGGCTCAACGAGGTCGCCAACAAGGTGAAGAACGTCGAGCCCGGCAACCCCGTCGTCGACGCGGCGCTGTCGGTCGGGACCTCGTTCGGCGTGGCGAGCCTGCGGCTGTAG
- the dnaB gene encoding replicative DNA helicase, producing the protein MADQPLSDDAQRPLYIDEGAAPSYPLEKLTSSRRHSRPTNVVALHEQAGRVPPQATDVEQSVLGAMLIEREAIPKAIEILAPDAFYDQRHRRIYEAVLALFERGNPVDLITLTEELKRAGQFEGIGGYYLSELTTKVASAANVEYHARIIAEKALLRKMIETMTGVVGQAYDPGTDAFDLLDRAERDIFQISESQLRKGAASLSNVIKGTLEHLQAIHGREGGITGVPSGFQKLDDMTGGWQPSDLVIIAARPSMGKTALTLAMARNAALHPEHPAGVAIFSLEMSAGQLAQRLLTSEARIDAQAARTGRLSDDDWPRLARAAGVLANAPIFIDDTPGLGILELRAKCRRLKAEHDIGMVVVDYLQLMHGSAQGRGGSREQEIAQISRSLKALAKEIDVPVIALSQLSRAVETRGGDKRPIVSDLRESGSIEQDADVVGFIYRAERYGITTDEHGNSTEGLAEIILGKQRNGPIGTVKVAFVNRYARFENLQYAQPSPYGGGTDYAAFDSGGGYGDAGSFGGDADSGYGGGFDQGGGFAGSPPPLPSGGDAPF; encoded by the coding sequence ATGGCTGACCAGCCGCTCTCCGACGACGCCCAGCGTCCCCTCTACATCGACGAGGGGGCCGCGCCCTCCTATCCGCTCGAGAAGCTCACGAGCAGCCGTCGGCACAGCCGTCCCACCAACGTGGTCGCGCTGCACGAGCAGGCGGGCCGCGTCCCACCGCAGGCGACCGACGTCGAGCAGTCGGTGCTCGGGGCCATGCTCATCGAGCGCGAGGCGATCCCGAAGGCCATCGAGATCCTCGCGCCGGACGCGTTCTACGACCAGCGCCACCGCCGCATCTACGAGGCCGTGCTCGCCCTCTTCGAACGCGGCAACCCCGTCGACCTCATCACGCTCACCGAAGAGCTGAAGCGCGCCGGCCAGTTCGAGGGCATCGGCGGCTACTACCTCTCGGAGCTGACCACGAAGGTCGCGAGCGCGGCCAACGTGGAGTACCACGCGCGCATCATCGCGGAGAAGGCGCTGCTCCGCAAGATGATCGAGACGATGACCGGCGTTGTCGGGCAGGCCTACGACCCCGGCACCGACGCCTTCGACCTCCTCGACCGCGCCGAGCGCGACATCTTCCAGATCTCGGAGAGTCAGCTCCGCAAGGGCGCCGCCTCGCTCTCGAACGTGATCAAGGGCACGCTCGAACACCTCCAGGCCATCCACGGCCGCGAGGGCGGCATCACGGGCGTCCCCTCGGGCTTCCAAAAGCTCGACGACATGACGGGCGGCTGGCAGCCCTCCGACCTCGTAATTATTGCAGCTAGGCCCTCCATGGGCAAGACCGCGTTGACCTTGGCGATGGCCCGGAACGCGGCGCTGCACCCGGAGCACCCGGCGGGCGTGGCCATCTTCTCGCTGGAGATGAGCGCGGGGCAGCTCGCGCAGCGCCTCCTCACCTCCGAGGCCCGCATCGACGCGCAGGCGGCGCGCACGGGTCGCCTCTCCGACGACGACTGGCCGCGCCTCGCCCGCGCCGCCGGGGTTCTCGCCAACGCGCCCATCTTCATCGACGACACGCCCGGGCTCGGCATCCTCGAACTGCGCGCCAAGTGCCGACGCCTCAAGGCCGAGCACGACATCGGCATGGTGGTGGTCGACTACCTCCAGCTGATGCACGGCAGCGCGCAGGGGCGCGGAGGCAGCCGCGAGCAGGAGATCGCGCAGATCAGCCGCTCGCTTAAGGCCCTCGCCAAGGAGATCGACGTGCCGGTGATCGCGCTCTCGCAGCTCTCGCGCGCCGTCGAGACGCGCGGGGGCGACAAGCGGCCCATCGTCTCGGACCTCCGCGAGTCGGGCTCCATCGAGCAGGACGCCGACGTAGTCGGCTTCATCTACCGCGCCGAGCGCTACGGCATCACGACCGACGAGCACGGCAACTCGACGGAAGGCCTCGCCGAGATCATCCTCGGCAAGCAGCGCAACGGCCCGATCGGCACGGTGAAGGTGGCGTTCGTGAACCGCTACGCCCGCTTCGAGAACCTGCAGTACGCCCAGCCGAGCCCCTACGGTGGCGGCACCGACTACGCCGCGTTCGACAGCGGCGGCGGCTACGGGGACGCGGGCAGCTTCGGCGGCGACGCCGACTCTGGCTATGGGGGCGGCTTCGACCAGGGCGGCGGCTTCGCGGGCAGCCCGCCCCCGCTGCCTTCGGGCGGCGACGCGCCGTTTTAG
- the pth gene encoding aminoacyl-tRNA hydrolase, translating to MARKRLIVGLGNPGPEYEATRHNVGFMVVDHLAETVGVAPLRRNLAASLADEASHRGRALVVAKPQTYMNRSGEAVRALTRRYGLTPDDLVVVYDDLALPLGAVRLRAKGGAGGHNGIQDIIDTLGTSAFPRIRVGIGSNFGRGQQVRYVLAPFDDDEAEARDEAVNFAAKAALSFVRDGLMTAMNRYNRKEPPGATKEKPASTASE from the coding sequence ATGGCCCGCAAACGCCTCATCGTCGGCCTCGGCAACCCCGGTCCCGAGTACGAAGCAACGCGCCACAACGTCGGCTTCATGGTAGTGGACCACCTCGCCGAGACGGTGGGTGTGGCCCCGCTGCGGCGCAACCTGGCCGCGTCGCTGGCGGACGAGGCGAGCCACCGAGGCCGCGCGCTCGTGGTGGCGAAGCCGCAGACGTACATGAACCGCTCCGGCGAGGCCGTCCGCGCGCTCACCCGCCGCTACGGCCTCACGCCCGACGACCTGGTGGTGGTGTATGACGACCTCGCCCTGCCCCTCGGCGCCGTCCGGCTGCGGGCCAAGGGCGGCGCAGGCGGCCACAACGGCATCCAGGACATCATCGACACGCTGGGGACGAGCGCCTTCCCGCGCATCCGCGTCGGGATCGGGAGCAACTTCGGGCGAGGCCAGCAGGTCCGCTACGTCCTCGCGCCGTTCGACGACGACGAAGCGGAAGCCCGCGACGAAGCCGTGAACTTCGCTGCCAAAGCGGCCCTCTCGTTCGTCCGCGACGGCCTGATGACGGCCATGAACCGCTATAACCGCAAAGAGCCCCCGGGCGCGACCAAGGAAAAGCCTGCGAGCACCGCCTCAGAGTAG
- a CDS encoding uracil-DNA glycosylase, whose product MATVLDLVRDARAALGLQRDLAGPLLFALPDAPNLGPTPSDTAPVPSAASRTDLADDATADDAMPDLFGALPDPSQDETLSPYERIAALIPEDSPLRDMTSLAEVNTYLANTVLVPIDESRINPVLGTGDPDADLMIVGEAPGANEDKEGEPFVGRAGQLLNKILEAINFQREEVYITNILKSRPPNNRDPLPAEVEAHIPILYKQIELVRPKLILAVGKSAGNGLLGRTSSLASLRGKFQDYYGLQLLVTYHPAALLRNPQWKRPTWEDVKLLRTRYDQLVGA is encoded by the coding sequence GTGGCCACCGTCCTCGACCTCGTCCGCGACGCCCGCGCCGCGCTCGGCCTCCAGCGCGACCTCGCTGGGCCGTTGCTCTTCGCCCTCCCGGACGCCCCGAACCTCGGCCCGACGCCGTCGGACACCGCGCCCGTACCGTCTGCCGCCTCCCGCACCGACCTCGCTGACGACGCCACCGCTGACGACGCCATGCCCGACCTCTTCGGCGCACTTCCCGACCCGAGCCAGGACGAGACGCTCTCGCCCTACGAGCGCATCGCCGCGCTCATCCCTGAGGACTCGCCGCTGCGCGACATGACCTCGCTCGCGGAAGTCAACACCTACCTCGCCAACACCGTCCTCGTCCCCATCGACGAGAGCCGCATCAACCCGGTCCTCGGCACCGGCGACCCTGACGCCGACCTGATGATCGTCGGCGAGGCGCCGGGCGCAAACGAGGACAAGGAGGGCGAGCCGTTCGTGGGCCGCGCCGGGCAGCTCCTCAACAAGATCCTGGAGGCCATCAACTTCCAGCGCGAGGAGGTCTACATCACCAACATCCTCAAGAGCCGTCCGCCCAACAACCGCGACCCGCTGCCCGCCGAGGTCGAAGCGCACATCCCGATCCTCTACAAGCAGATCGAACTCGTGCGCCCGAAGCTCATTCTGGCCGTTGGCAAGAGCGCGGGCAACGGACTCCTCGGCCGCACGTCGAGCCTGGCCTCGCTGCGGGGCAAGTTCCAGGACTACTACGGGCTGCAGCTGCTCGTGACGTACCATCCAGCCGCGCTCCTGCGCAACCCACAGTGGAAGCGCCCGACGTGGGAGGACGTGAAGCTCCTCCGCACGCGCTACGACCAACTCGTCGGCGCGTGA
- a CDS encoding LCCL domain-containing protein has product MHTLRYLLLSASLLVLAVGCDSNGPDTDTPDPGSQPIAPGNADALSQALQIAGATRLDGAAPSPTTDAETPVVGNGADAVTAGPGGAVTLRFGAVGDFAGVYFLVQGASGYFQIPGADGALQLDLPDNLAAGTFTVVYCVYTGNGLVSQPITTTISVDPDATDASGGTTDPPSSGGPATEEGEIEWLQNAVPYRDRGVGARLRFDCAAGGSLRTVWGTDLYTDDSSICTAAVHAGAITQATGGSVVIELRPGADGYTGSERNGVTTSNWGSWGNSFVIVD; this is encoded by the coding sequence ATGCACACGCTTCGCTATCTCCTCCTCTCTGCCTCGCTCCTCGTCCTCGCCGTCGGGTGCGACAGCAACGGCCCGGACACCGACACGCCCGATCCGGGGTCTCAGCCCATTGCGCCGGGCAACGCGGACGCGCTGAGCCAGGCGCTTCAGATCGCCGGTGCCACGCGCCTCGACGGGGCCGCACCGAGCCCGACGACCGATGCCGAGACGCCCGTGGTCGGCAACGGTGCCGACGCGGTCACAGCCGGGCCAGGCGGGGCCGTCACGCTCCGTTTCGGCGCCGTCGGCGACTTCGCAGGCGTCTACTTCCTCGTGCAGGGCGCGAGTGGGTACTTCCAGATCCCAGGTGCCGACGGAGCGCTTCAGCTCGACCTCCCGGACAACCTCGCTGCCGGGACGTTCACGGTCGTCTACTGCGTCTACACCGGCAACGGCCTCGTAAGCCAACCCATCACGACTACGATCAGCGTCGACCCGGACGCTACCGACGCGAGCGGCGGCACCACCGATCCACCCAGCAGCGGCGGGCCCGCTACGGAGGAAGGCGAGATCGAGTGGCTCCAGAATGCCGTGCCGTACCGGGACCGCGGCGTCGGTGCTCGCCTCCGCTTCGACTGCGCGGCGGGCGGCAGCCTGCGCACGGTCTGGGGGACGGACCTCTACACCGACGACTCCTCGATCTGCACGGCTGCGGTCCACGCTGGCGCGATCACGCAAGCCACGGGCGGTAGCGTCGTGATCGAACTGCGGCCGGGGGCAGATGGCTACACCGGTTCGGAGCGCAACGGCGTGACCACGAGCAACTGGGGATCCTGGGGCAACAGCTTCGTGATCGTCGATTGA
- a CDS encoding exonuclease domain-containing protein, which yields MFDAFQRQRYRRRVSGGPMRAFLDAPPPDPRTPLGEVELLSLDLETTGLDPKRDAILSVGSVPVVGGAVKVGQSAHVLVRADRSVAQSATVHGLLDCDVEEGISLEDALAHVLERLAGRVLLAHHAVFDHGCLDHACRVVYGVPLLVPTVDTLAIARRRHHARAHQHHGTAAPDAFRLATLREAHGLPAYHAHNALSDALATAELFLAMIAEDATLRLKDVL from the coding sequence ATGTTCGACGCCTTCCAACGCCAGCGCTACCGCCGCCGCGTCTCCGGCGGTCCGATGCGGGCGTTCCTCGACGCCCCGCCGCCAGACCCGCGTACGCCCCTCGGCGAGGTGGAGCTGCTGTCGCTCGACTTGGAAACGACGGGCCTCGACCCGAAGCGCGATGCGATCCTGAGCGTGGGCAGCGTGCCCGTCGTGGGTGGTGCCGTGAAGGTCGGGCAGAGCGCGCACGTGCTCGTGCGGGCCGACCGCTCCGTGGCGCAGAGCGCGACCGTGCACGGCCTGCTCGACTGCGACGTGGAGGAGGGTATCTCGCTCGAAGACGCCCTCGCGCATGTGCTGGAGCGATTGGCTGGCCGCGTTCTTCTTGCGCACCACGCCGTCTTCGACCACGGCTGCCTCGACCATGCCTGCCGCGTCGTCTACGGCGTCCCGCTCCTCGTACCGACCGTCGATACGCTTGCGATCGCCCGGCGCAGGCATCACGCCCGTGCCCACCAGCACCACGGCACGGCCGCGCCCGACGCGTTTCGCCTCGCCACGCTTCGCGAGGCGCACGGCCTCCCCGCCTACCACGCGCACAACGCGCTCTCGGACGCGCTCGCCACGGCGGAGCTGTTCCTCGCCATGATCGCCGAGGATGCCACGCTGCGGCTCAAGGACGTGCTCTAA
- a CDS encoding 50S ribosomal protein L25 yields MDVIKLDAQARDLGKSATKAVRRDGEVPCVLYGPHQEPVHFRVPKLALRPLIFTAAMHRVEVDLGGQTYECILKKVDYHPVSDDPLHADFLALDAGESVALRIPVRLTGAGSAPGVKAGGRLVQALNFLEIACLPKNIPSVVEVDVSELKIGDTVHVDLLSVPDAEILTDPRRTIATVAAPKRGGLLDDEDGEATEGDEAADADAEGSEE; encoded by the coding sequence ATGGACGTCATCAAGCTCGACGCGCAGGCGCGCGACCTCGGCAAGAGCGCCACCAAGGCCGTCCGCCGCGACGGCGAGGTCCCCTGCGTGCTCTACGGCCCCCACCAGGAGCCCGTGCACTTCCGCGTGCCCAAGCTCGCGCTGCGCCCGCTCATCTTCACCGCCGCGATGCACCGCGTCGAGGTCGACCTCGGCGGTCAGACCTACGAGTGCATCCTCAAGAAGGTGGACTACCACCCCGTCTCGGACGACCCGCTGCACGCCGACTTCCTCGCGCTCGACGCGGGTGAGTCGGTCGCACTGCGCATCCCGGTTCGCCTCACCGGTGCCGGCTCTGCACCAGGCGTGAAGGCGGGTGGTCGTCTCGTGCAGGCTCTCAACTTCCTGGAGATCGCCTGCCTGCCGAAGAACATCCCATCGGTTGTCGAGGTCGATGTCTCCGAGCTCAAGATCGGCGACACGGTCCACGTCGACCTGCTGAGCGTGCCGGATGCCGAGATCCTCACGGACCCGCGCCGGACGATCGCGACGGTGGCCGCGCCGAAGCGTGGCGGCCTCCTAGACGACGAGGACGGCGAAGCAACGGAGGGCGACGAAGCAGCCGACGCCGACGCCGAAGGCAGCGAGGAGTAA
- a CDS encoding Fic family protein: MDLAPILARIDAQRAEIDALRPLPADQLGRAMQRLRLEWTYHSNAIEGNQLTYGETRALLLHGVTAQGKPLKDHLDIKGHREALDYLERFVQSKEPLALTNVRELHRLLLGDTYEIEVEEPDGRRSKRTKDGGAFKDHPNNVRTATGEIHYYATPEETPARMTDLIDWLRDEQAHVEDGTLHPVVYAAAFHHRFVAIHPFPDGNGRMARLLMNLVLMRAGYVPAVVRQEARDAYYGVLAQADGGELEPFTAFVADELAATMTLFLRALRGEPDPDEFDRRIALLEQEAKGMRRTAEASVWSVNRSREAHECVVVPLWKATQPRMRQVARLFEETKVSISIYSDESEFGRHFDETTAEDALSEASNGSWRQMRILWFCKGYLAGGLEQAVPVGFSVRMEDRFATLAPGISLFVRPGVYSWKYPGTPSLTEVTRFASEFEQDVLTWLDTLQARADQKLEE, from the coding sequence ATGGACCTCGCCCCGATCCTCGCCCGCATCGACGCCCAGCGCGCTGAGATCGATGCGCTGCGTCCGCTGCCTGCCGACCAACTCGGGCGCGCGATGCAGCGGCTGCGGCTGGAGTGGACCTATCACTCGAACGCCATCGAGGGCAACCAACTGACCTACGGCGAGACGCGGGCGCTGCTGCTCCACGGCGTCACCGCGCAGGGCAAGCCGCTCAAGGACCACCTCGACATCAAGGGCCACCGCGAGGCGCTCGACTATCTCGAACGCTTCGTGCAGAGCAAAGAGCCACTCGCGCTCACGAACGTCCGCGAACTGCACCGGCTACTCCTCGGCGACACGTACGAGATCGAGGTCGAAGAGCCCGACGGGCGGCGGTCGAAGCGGACGAAGGACGGCGGCGCGTTCAAGGACCACCCCAACAACGTGCGCACGGCGACGGGCGAGATCCACTACTACGCCACGCCGGAGGAGACGCCCGCGCGGATGACGGACCTCATCGACTGGCTGCGGGACGAGCAAGCGCATGTGGAGGACGGCACGCTGCATCCGGTCGTGTATGCCGCTGCGTTCCACCACCGCTTTGTGGCGATCCACCCGTTCCCCGACGGCAACGGCCGCATGGCGCGGCTGCTGATGAACCTCGTGCTGATGCGCGCGGGCTACGTCCCGGCCGTCGTCCGCCAGGAAGCGCGCGACGCCTACTACGGCGTCCTCGCGCAGGCCGACGGCGGCGAGCTAGAGCCGTTCACCGCTTTCGTCGCCGACGAACTCGCCGCGACGATGACGCTCTTCCTCCGGGCCCTTCGCGGCGAACCTGACCCCGACGAGTTCGACCGTCGCATTGCGTTGTTGGAACAGGAAGCGAAAGGCATGCGGCGAACCGCTGAAGCTTCTGTGTGGAGTGTGAACCGTTCGAGGGAGGCTCACGAATGCGTTGTTGTTCCTTTATGGAAGGCGACTCAGCCAAGGATGAGGCAAGTAGCCAGACTGTTCGAGGAGACGAAGGTCAGTATATCGATCTACTCGGATGAGTCGGAATTTGGTAGGCACTTCGACGAAACGACTGCTGAAGATGCTCTAAGTGAGGCGTCCAATGGTTCGTGGAGGCAGATGCGGATTCTCTGGTTTTGCAAGGGTTACCTTGCTGGAGGCCTAGAGCAAGCTGTTCCGGTAGGATTTTCGGTGCGCATGGAAGACCGTTTTGCGACTCTGGCCCCAGGGATATCGCTGTTCGTGCGTCCAGGTGTCTACTCGTGGAAATACCCTGGTACTCCATCCTTGACGGAGGTCACGCGATTCGCGAGCGAATTCGAACAAGACGTCCTAACGTGGCTTGATACGCTCCAAGCCAGAGCTGACCAAAAACTTGAGGAATGA